A window of Auraticoccus monumenti contains these coding sequences:
- a CDS encoding single-stranded DNA-binding protein — protein sequence MDAVLELSGNVGTEVETKVTRGGWPTASFRVACTPRQRRGGEWGDAETIWLTVTCFRGLAENVASSVSKGDPVLVNGRLRLSSWEDEHGERRERLVLEATTVGPDLTRGTSTFRRSERPVVEDETDEAYRELILSVEQEPEPAAAVAG from the coding sequence ATGGACGCAGTGCTGGAGCTGAGCGGCAACGTCGGCACCGAGGTCGAGACGAAGGTCACCCGGGGAGGCTGGCCCACCGCCAGCTTCCGGGTGGCGTGCACGCCCCGGCAGCGACGCGGTGGTGAGTGGGGGGACGCCGAGACGATCTGGCTCACCGTCACCTGCTTCCGCGGTCTGGCCGAGAACGTGGCGTCGTCGGTGTCCAAGGGCGACCCGGTGCTGGTGAACGGCCGGCTCCGCCTCAGCTCCTGGGAGGACGAGCACGGGGAGCGGCGCGAGCGCCTCGTGCTGGAGGCCACCACGGTCGGGCCCGACCTGACCCGTGGCACCAGCACCTTCCGGCGGTCCGAGCGCCCGGTCGTCGAGGACGAGACCGACGAGGCCTACCGGGAGCTGATCCTGTCGGTCGAGCAGGAGCCGGAGCCGGCCGCCGCCGTGGCGGGCTGA